A part of Candidatus Neomarinimicrobiota bacterium genomic DNA contains:
- a CDS encoding IPT/TIG domain-containing protein has product MMKRVTGSMRIKNLSNMKRLLLVTLVGILMFACEEYPEIDLLTYDDQVIGTDPVILDITPPAATAFAAYTIITISGEHFSPDSGGNTVYFSGVQAQIQSESETEIVVLAPDIVGEDLALNLVVDGALNIVTVPYSLANLSLEYGGFGNAEKTRCIAVDNAENLYAMLDDRTVIKVTETGERTIFGTTLSFPSAGEMRVGPGGALFIQRTSQRSIYRIGPDGGDAEEHIIFPESVEGSNVRLTSFDFDAQGNIYAGGVSGGLVAHNVNGNVYGLGDYYDGVKIKSVRVYDGYVYLGREDGIWRSEILSDTGSVGAGEFIFDWENSGTFSASDLKSITFASDGDMYIGTANTTTTTLDPILVLHPDGSTEALYPGQLLLPADHMVWGSGAFMYVNRANRDAELRRIIRVNLLKPGAPHYGRGL; this is encoded by the coding sequence ATGATGAAAAGGGTAACAGGCTCAATGCGCATTAAGAATTTAAGCAATATGAAAAGACTTCTTCTGGTGACACTGGTGGGCATATTGATGTTCGCCTGTGAGGAATATCCCGAAATTGATCTTTTAACTTATGACGACCAAGTGATTGGAACGGATCCAGTTATCCTCGATATCACGCCCCCGGCGGCGACTGCTTTTGCTGCCTATACAATTATTACCATAAGTGGAGAACACTTTTCACCAGACAGTGGGGGAAACACGGTCTATTTCAGTGGTGTTCAGGCCCAGATTCAGAGTGAATCAGAAACTGAAATTGTTGTGCTCGCTCCAGATATTGTGGGTGAAGATCTTGCATTAAACCTTGTTGTTGACGGCGCCTTAAATATTGTCACCGTGCCCTACAGTCTGGCCAATCTCAGCCTGGAATATGGCGGGTTTGGAAATGCTGAAAAGACGCGCTGTATTGCAGTTGATAATGCTGAAAATCTATACGCGATGCTGGATGATAGAACCGTTATCAAGGTCACAGAAACTGGTGAGCGCACCATTTTTGGAACAACCCTAAGCTTTCCCTCAGCCGGTGAGATGAGAGTCGGACCAGGTGGCGCATTATTTATCCAACGGACCAGTCAAAGAAGTATCTACCGTATCGGACCTGATGGGGGTGATGCTGAAGAGCATATCATTTTCCCCGAGAGCGTAGAAGGAAGTAATGTCCGCCTGACTTCCTTTGATTTTGATGCACAGGGAAACATTTATGCCGGAGGGGTCAGTGGTGGACTGGTCGCTCACAATGTGAATGGCAACGTATATGGACTGGGTGATTATTACGATGGCGTTAAAATAAAATCAGTGCGCGTGTACGATGGCTATGTCTATCTGGGACGTGAAGATGGTATTTGGCGCAGTGAGATTCTTAGCGACACTGGCAGTGTTGGAGCCGGTGAATTTATCTTCGATTGGGAAAACTCAGGAACCTTCTCTGCTTCCGATTTAAAATCCATCACCTTTGCCAGCGATGGCGATATGTATATAGGCACAGCGAATACGACGACGACCACCCTCGATCCAATTCTTGTTTTACATCCCGATGGGAGTACTGAAGCCCTCTACCCCGGACAATTGTTACTTCCAGCAGATCATATGGTCTGGGGAAGTGGTGCATTCATGTATGTAAATCGCGCCAATCGAGATGCTGAGTTGAGAAGGATCATCCGTGTTAACCTCTTAAAACCTGGCGCACCCCATTACGGGCGTGGTCTATAA
- a CDS encoding T9SS type A sorting domain-containing protein, with protein sequence MLSRLQKKTAWAVVLSLFCTLSFAQTTILSFDETSADWAVVMGHPGNTIILEDDFEDFVEGAGSMQVDVQLVDLVGWGTWTDLGFTFPEVQDFTGYSEMRFKMKLLKEPTSNIRSMQFTCDVFEASGELWRYPEDMDIFYSPHTDAAGSEWFEVVIPFSRFAQPGWYSTPDNGIFDPGAITSFNFGVHSDSSAGFFNAPFDTVSFLIDDLYLANPVEDGQMHAFDEMAGDWTMGAGNENVVILLEDDYDNIFEGASAMAVEVQFDAPYATWGTWTDIGYTFATPVSLGAATELRFNIKMLKIPVRKNLIFTFDLFDVDENELHRWGGDAERPGHYGIMEHIDITFHEWREIVIPLDDMFRPSWSTTYDDEIATVAGIAFGIHTTQEQVDADWNACVDDTLGFVIDNLRMTHASTVVGIDNDLPEVVQNFQLSQNYPNPFNPTTSFSYALPSNEEISIAVYNIRGELVTTLEQGYQNAGRHQVSWNGTDDAGKMVSSGIYIYSLKSASQSVSKQMLYLK encoded by the coding sequence ATGCTTAGTAGGTTACAAAAGAAGACAGCTTGGGCTGTTGTACTAAGTTTATTTTGCACCTTGAGCTTTGCTCAAACGACGATTCTGAGTTTTGATGAAACGTCTGCAGACTGGGCCGTGGTGATGGGACATCCCGGTAACACCATTATTCTAGAAGATGATTTTGAGGACTTCGTAGAAGGAGCCGGAAGTATGCAGGTTGATGTTCAGCTGGTAGATCTGGTTGGATGGGGTACCTGGACAGACCTTGGATTTACCTTTCCAGAGGTCCAAGATTTTACTGGCTACAGTGAGATGCGCTTCAAAATGAAGCTTCTCAAAGAACCCACCTCAAACATTCGGTCTATGCAATTTACCTGTGATGTGTTTGAAGCATCAGGTGAACTATGGCGTTATCCTGAAGATATGGATATTTTCTATAGCCCACATACAGACGCTGCTGGATCTGAGTGGTTTGAAGTCGTGATTCCTTTCAGCCGTTTTGCCCAACCTGGTTGGTACTCCACACCGGACAATGGCATTTTTGATCCTGGTGCAATCACTTCATTCAATTTTGGTGTTCATTCAGATAGCTCTGCAGGATTTTTCAACGCTCCCTTTGATACAGTCTCATTTCTTATCGATGATCTGTATTTAGCAAATCCTGTTGAAGATGGCCAAATGCATGCGTTTGATGAGATGGCTGGTGATTGGACAATGGGTGCAGGTAATGAAAATGTTGTTATTCTTCTTGAAGATGATTATGATAACATTTTTGAGGGTGCCTCAGCCATGGCCGTTGAAGTTCAATTTGATGCCCCCTATGCAACCTGGGGAACCTGGACTGATATAGGCTACACATTTGCTACGCCAGTTTCGCTCGGTGCAGCAACAGAGCTAAGATTCAATATAAAAATGCTCAAAATTCCAGTTCGGAAGAATCTGATCTTTACATTCGATTTATTCGATGTTGATGAAAATGAACTCCATCGCTGGGGTGGGGATGCTGAACGTCCCGGTCACTATGGCATCATGGAGCACATCGATATCACTTTCCATGAATGGCGAGAAATTGTAATCCCACTCGATGATATGTTCAGACCATCCTGGTCCACCACATACGATGATGAAATTGCAACTGTTGCTGGGATCGCTTTTGGAATTCATACAACTCAAGAGCAGGTTGATGCCGATTGGAATGCCTGTGTTGATGATACCCTGGGCTTCGTTATTGATAACTTAAGAATGACACATGCTTCTACGGTTGTTGGCATCGATAATGATCTTCCAGAGGTCGTTCAGAATTTCCAACTATCTCAGAACTATCCCAACCCATTCAACCCAACAACGAGCTTCAGCTATGCTCTTCCTAGCAACGAAGAGATCTCAATTGCGGTATATAATATCCGTGGTGAGCTGGTCACAACCCTGGAACAGGGCTATCAGAATGCTGGACGTCATCAGGTGAGTTGGAATGGAACCGATGATGCTGGTAAAATGGTGAGTAGTGGAATCTATATCTACTCTCTTAAATCTGCTTCTCAGAGTGTCTCTAAACAGATGCTATATCTGAAGTAA
- a CDS encoding MFS transporter, translating into MIKNFFKSKHPATWVPTLYFSEGLPFVATATVSVLMYKSLGLSDAQIALFTTLVMWPWTLKPLWGPVLEMFKTKKHFVVATQFIGGIAFGLLALSLPLDGFLRYSLAMFVIIAFNSATHDIAADGVFINTLSPDEQARYVGWQGAFYNVAKVLSQGALVYIAGKLEVTIGVTEAWMVVMGLFGIILILMALYHLKMLPSGGASTKVQSFGEAFQTFGLVLKTFFQKKNILWGIAFIVLFRTAEGQLTKIVPLFMRAAREDGGLGLLTSDIGIAYGIFGAAAFVIGSISGGYYVARKGLKNSIFILAIIFNLPDIVYAYLAYSLPENFAVICAAITIEWFGYGFGFVGIILFMMQQIAPGKYKMAHYAFATAVMNLGFMLPSMVSGYISDFLGYKYFFLWVMVATIPSFLAAWFVPFNKVETE; encoded by the coding sequence ATGATAAAGAATTTTTTCAAATCTAAACACCCGGCCACCTGGGTGCCGACACTATACTTTTCTGAAGGTCTACCCTTCGTTGCAACGGCTACCGTTTCGGTTCTCATGTACAAAAGCCTAGGCTTATCTGATGCTCAGATAGCCTTGTTCACAACCCTGGTAATGTGGCCCTGGACCCTTAAACCACTCTGGGGACCAGTTTTGGAAATGTTCAAAACCAAAAAACATTTTGTGGTTGCTACCCAGTTTATTGGTGGCATTGCATTTGGACTATTGGCTCTATCATTACCGCTTGATGGATTTCTGCGCTATTCCCTGGCAATGTTCGTCATTATTGCCTTCAATTCAGCAACCCATGATATTGCGGCGGATGGCGTTTTCATTAACACGCTCTCCCCGGATGAGCAAGCACGCTATGTGGGTTGGCAGGGTGCCTTCTATAATGTGGCAAAAGTACTGTCTCAGGGCGCTCTGGTCTATATTGCAGGAAAACTCGAAGTGACCATTGGTGTCACAGAGGCCTGGATGGTAGTAATGGGCTTATTTGGCATCATCCTCATTCTCATGGCCTTGTATCATTTAAAGATGCTGCCATCTGGAGGTGCTTCAACCAAGGTGCAGAGCTTCGGTGAAGCTTTTCAGACTTTTGGGCTAGTCCTAAAAACTTTTTTCCAGAAAAAAAACATTCTGTGGGGCATCGCATTTATCGTTTTGTTTAGAACTGCTGAAGGTCAACTGACCAAAATAGTCCCCTTATTCATGCGTGCAGCCAGAGAAGACGGTGGACTCGGACTCCTCACTTCCGATATTGGAATTGCTTACGGAATATTTGGTGCTGCCGCCTTTGTAATCGGATCAATATCTGGAGGCTATTATGTGGCAAGGAAGGGTCTAAAGAATTCAATCTTTATACTCGCCATCATCTTTAATCTGCCAGATATAGTCTATGCCTATTTAGCTTACAGCCTGCCTGAAAACTTTGCCGTTATCTGTGCCGCCATCACCATAGAGTGGTTTGGCTATGGCTTTGGGTTTGTCGGTATCATACTTTTCATGATGCAACAAATTGCCCCTGGAAAGTACAAAATGGCTCACTATGCATTTGCTACAGCCGTGATGAATTTGGGGTTTATGCTCCCCTCTATGGTCTCAGGATATATCAGCGATTTTCTGGGGTATAAATATTTCTTCCTCTGGGTCATGGTGGCTACCATTCCCTCATTCTTAGCAGCCTGGTTTGTACCTTTTAATAAGGTGGAAACTGAATAG
- a CDS encoding T9SS type A sorting domain-containing protein: MNSYIKSMTLLFVLFSSGLTQNRVVGYYPEWVMSSMGVDELDFSILSHVNQSFAWPSASGEIQSYAGMLDVDVNVTIHENGGYISLCFGGWGNSAGFAPMTADPVSRANFISNVIETCQYYEYDGVDFDWEHPANSTETDNYTLLIEELRAATDEIFDNFLITMAIPAGNWSGQHYDLTALEPLVDWFNVMTYDYHGTWTTHAGHNSPLYSSPANDPDGSCHTSINYILNSRHLDPAKVNLGLAFYGKEFAASAINGASTGGNITYQYNDLIGFLDQGWSYHWDDVANNPYLQNPDMTRLITYDDPNSIALKCEYARTRELGGVLIWALGQDFVAGEEVLLEAVRDYATPIEVPLLIPEDVQLLSNYPNPFNPITTIRYGLPEAAQVTLFIYDIKGRKVRSLIGEQQAAGSYEYQWNGMDDSGQPVSTGLYLTRLQAGSYTKTIKMLYLK; encoded by the coding sequence ATGAATTCATACATAAAATCAATGACACTTCTTTTCGTCCTATTTTCTAGTGGATTAACCCAAAATCGGGTCGTTGGCTACTATCCTGAATGGGTAATGTCCAGTATGGGGGTGGATGAGCTTGATTTTAGTATTCTCTCTCATGTGAATCAATCATTTGCCTGGCCCAGCGCAAGTGGTGAAATTCAGAGTTATGCTGGTATGCTAGATGTGGATGTGAATGTAACCATCCATGAAAATGGGGGCTATATCTCTTTATGCTTTGGAGGTTGGGGAAATTCAGCTGGATTTGCACCTATGACAGCTGATCCTGTAAGTCGAGCAAATTTTATCAGTAATGTGATTGAGACCTGTCAGTACTATGAGTATGATGGGGTCGATTTTGATTGGGAACATCCTGCTAACTCAACTGAAACCGACAACTATACCCTTCTCATAGAAGAGCTTCGAGCAGCTACGGACGAAATCTTTGATAACTTCCTGATTACCATGGCCATCCCTGCCGGAAATTGGTCAGGGCAACACTATGACCTCACTGCACTTGAACCTCTGGTGGATTGGTTTAACGTGATGACTTATGATTATCATGGGACCTGGACCACCCATGCTGGTCACAATTCGCCATTATACTCTTCGCCTGCAAATGATCCTGATGGTTCATGTCATACGAGCATCAATTATATTCTTAACTCCCGTCATCTGGATCCAGCCAAGGTGAACTTGGGCTTGGCTTTTTATGGGAAGGAATTTGCTGCATCAGCCATAAACGGAGCCAGCACAGGTGGAAACATCACCTATCAATACAATGACCTGATTGGCTTCCTTGATCAGGGCTGGAGCTATCATTGGGATGATGTGGCCAACAACCCCTATCTCCAAAATCCAGATATGACCAGGTTGATCACCTACGACGATCCAAACTCCATTGCGCTAAAATGTGAGTACGCCAGGACCAGAGAATTGGGTGGTGTGCTAATCTGGGCCCTAGGACAAGACTTTGTTGCAGGGGAAGAGGTTTTATTAGAAGCCGTTAGAGATTATGCGACGCCCATTGAAGTGCCCCTCTTGATACCAGAAGATGTTCAACTCTTATCCAATTATCCCAATCCCTTCAATCCTATTACGACCATCCGTTATGGATTACCTGAGGCAGCACAAGTGACGCTGTTTATTTACGATATTAAGGGTCGAAAAGTGAGATCGCTTATTGGAGAACAGCAGGCTGCAGGCTCCTACGAATATCAGTGGAATGGTATGGATGATTCCGGTCAACCAGTATCCACAGGACTGTACCTTACAAGGCTTCAGGCAGGGTCATATACCAAGACGATCAAGATGCTTTACCTCAAATAA
- a CDS encoding isoprenylcysteine carboxylmethyltransferase family protein, producing MASNTGNQQTVQTMTPTQWLGPISVYLLIPVILLGCGGHLEWWQAWVYAFLIMVAGIGGRIWAERQHPGLLAERVNFEKAQEAKPWDKLLAPLMVVSLFYPPVIVAGLDHRFGWSPPFPTWLTLLGLVLIALGFAFATWAFVENRFFSSVVRIQTDRGHLVCDTGPYRIVRHPGYAGNMLALPGMVLALASLWTLVPAMVALIITVVRTALEDRTLHEELPGYREYGQRVRYRLVPWIY from the coding sequence ATGGCATCAAATACAGGCAATCAACAGACCGTTCAAACAATGACTCCCACTCAGTGGCTAGGGCCGATCAGCGTCTATCTCCTCATCCCCGTCATTCTCTTAGGATGCGGTGGGCATCTCGAGTGGTGGCAGGCGTGGGTTTATGCCTTCCTGATCATGGTCGCCGGTATAGGGGGGCGCATATGGGCGGAACGCCAGCATCCAGGGCTACTGGCGGAACGTGTCAATTTTGAAAAGGCGCAGGAGGCGAAGCCATGGGATAAACTACTGGCTCCACTGATGGTGGTGAGTTTATTTTACCCTCCGGTCATTGTGGCGGGACTCGATCACCGTTTTGGGTGGTCCCCTCCCTTCCCGACATGGCTTACCCTGCTCGGCTTAGTCTTGATCGCATTGGGATTCGCCTTCGCCACGTGGGCATTTGTGGAGAATCGCTTCTTCTCAAGCGTGGTCAGGATTCAGACGGATCGAGGACATCTGGTGTGTGACACTGGCCCCTATCGGATCGTACGACATCCGGGCTATGCTGGAAACATGTTGGCGCTCCCGGGCATGGTGTTGGCCTTGGCCTCGCTGTGGACGCTCGTTCCGGCTATGGTGGCCTTGATCATCACCGTGGTCAGAACCGCCTTGGAAGACCGAACTCTCCATGAGGAATTGCCGGGGTATCGAGAGTATGGACAGCGCGTACGCTATCGTTTGGTTCCGTGGATTTACTGA
- the ppsA gene encoding phosphoenolpyruvate synthase: MRSYIQRIHNKTQFDLSIVGGKGANLIELSAIEGIHIPDGFCITTDAYMQTFESCTELNRLLDQLSPMQVHHKDEITAISGQIRRVIENREIPQDITAAIEAELQTHGEDLSYAVRSSATAEDLPTASFAGQHDTYLNIIGKDSILKHMRKCWASLFTDRAVMYRIHNSFDHRKVFLAVVVQRMVIPETSGIMFTADPVTSNRRVVSIDAGYGLGEALVSGLVNLDNYKVQAGGIITKTIGKKNHAIYTLKNGGTGKQKIGSDLRDAQALTDAQILELEQLGRRVEKKFSCPQDIEWCHHENEFYITQSRPITTLYPIPERNDGMNHVYMSGGHLQMMTDPIRPLGMYFIKTVLGNNPAVYFELGGRLYLDISQDLSSLIGRVMASSLLGAMGDDLLTNAVKKIVKQKQYIKTLPRGKDRVFQVNKDDISFAPLIHAVKIYRKNDPGIIRKLIRKETQSIEQLQQGIAQLSGDDLFAYIQDDHHDRRKKMITPEVAGAIAVPLLAGKWLNKKIEKWLGEKNVADTFVQSVPNSVTIDAGLALLDVGDIVRKCPEVLAYFEHAKDETFFDDLARLEGGNAVSKSIHEYLDQFGMRCSGDIDITTDRWREKPTLLIPMILSNIRNFEPNARMTKHEQGIKDSEERIQDLANRLKKLRGGKRKAKKVKKIAGIIRNHIGYREFPKFSYIQRYFIYKQALLKEAAKLVKMGALRKKEDIYFLYFDEFREAVKTGKLDYDIITKRESEYQTYKKLTPPRVMNSDGEIITGEYDKKDIPVGALPGVAVSSGIIQGRARIVKKMEDADLEEGDILIAEYTDPSWTPLFVSIKGLVTEVGGIATHGAIIAREYGLPAVVSVENATRLIKDGQMIRVNGTAGYVEIDIPGVST; the protein is encoded by the coding sequence ATGAGATCATATATTCAAAGAATTCACAATAAGACTCAATTTGACCTTTCCATTGTGGGCGGGAAGGGTGCTAATCTTATCGAGCTGTCTGCAATTGAAGGGATTCATATCCCAGACGGTTTTTGCATCACTACTGACGCCTATATGCAAACATTTGAGAGTTGCACCGAACTAAACAGGTTATTGGATCAACTCTCGCCGATGCAAGTGCATCATAAGGATGAAATAACTGCGATAAGTGGACAAATTCGTAGAGTTATTGAGAATAGGGAAATCCCTCAAGACATAACAGCTGCTATCGAAGCAGAGCTTCAAACTCATGGAGAGGATCTCTCCTATGCAGTACGTTCAAGTGCGACAGCAGAAGACCTGCCTACGGCATCCTTTGCAGGACAGCATGATACCTACTTAAACATCATTGGCAAGGATTCGATTCTAAAGCATATGCGTAAATGTTGGGCTTCGTTATTCACCGACCGAGCAGTAATGTACAGAATTCACAATAGTTTTGATCATAGAAAGGTATTTTTGGCGGTAGTAGTCCAGCGTATGGTTATACCCGAAACATCAGGAATCATGTTTACAGCAGACCCTGTTACATCAAACAGGAGGGTAGTTTCGATTGATGCTGGCTATGGCCTTGGTGAAGCTCTGGTATCAGGATTGGTCAACTTGGACAACTATAAGGTGCAGGCAGGCGGGATAATTACCAAAACCATTGGAAAGAAGAATCATGCTATCTATACCTTGAAGAATGGTGGTACGGGGAAACAGAAAATTGGATCCGATCTGAGAGATGCACAGGCCCTCACCGATGCCCAAATCCTGGAACTGGAACAACTCGGTAGACGGGTAGAAAAGAAGTTCTCCTGCCCTCAAGATATTGAGTGGTGCCATCATGAGAATGAATTCTACATTACTCAGAGTCGGCCAATCACGACCTTGTATCCTATCCCTGAACGAAATGACGGAATGAATCATGTGTATATGTCCGGAGGTCATTTGCAGATGATGACAGATCCAATCAGACCGCTTGGAATGTATTTCATCAAAACTGTACTTGGTAATAATCCCGCGGTGTATTTCGAGCTTGGCGGCAGACTGTATCTTGATATAAGCCAGGATCTCAGTTCCTTAATAGGACGTGTAATGGCGAGTAGTCTTCTTGGTGCAATGGGTGATGATCTGCTTACAAATGCCGTAAAGAAAATAGTAAAACAGAAACAGTATATAAAGACTCTCCCGCGAGGTAAAGACAGAGTATTTCAGGTAAACAAAGATGATATCTCCTTTGCACCGCTAATTCATGCGGTCAAAATTTACCGCAAGAACGACCCGGGTATTATTAGGAAGCTTATTCGTAAAGAAACGCAATCAATAGAACAGTTACAACAGGGAATAGCGCAGCTATCGGGCGATGATCTTTTCGCTTATATCCAGGACGATCACCATGATCGCAGAAAAAAGATGATAACTCCAGAGGTAGCTGGAGCAATTGCAGTTCCACTACTGGCAGGAAAGTGGTTAAACAAAAAGATTGAAAAATGGCTTGGCGAAAAGAATGTTGCTGACACCTTTGTTCAATCGGTACCGAACAGTGTCACCATTGACGCAGGTCTCGCATTGTTAGATGTAGGGGATATAGTCCGGAAATGCCCAGAAGTACTGGCCTACTTTGAGCATGCAAAGGATGAGACCTTTTTCGATGATCTGGCAAGGCTTGAAGGTGGCAACGCCGTCAGTAAGTCAATACATGAATATCTTGATCAATTCGGTATGCGCTGTTCCGGTGACATTGATATCACCACAGATCGCTGGAGGGAGAAACCTACACTGCTCATCCCCATGATCCTGAGCAATATCAGAAATTTTGAACCAAATGCACGGATGACAAAACATGAGCAGGGCATCAAGGATTCAGAAGAAAGAATACAAGATCTCGCAAATCGCCTGAAGAAGTTGCGCGGTGGTAAGAGGAAAGCAAAAAAAGTAAAGAAAATCGCAGGAATTATACGGAACCATATTGGCTATCGTGAATTTCCAAAATTTTCCTACATCCAACGATACTTTATCTATAAGCAAGCCCTCCTCAAAGAAGCAGCGAAGCTTGTGAAAATGGGTGCTCTCCGGAAGAAGGAAGATATTTACTTCTTATATTTTGATGAGTTCCGTGAGGCGGTAAAAACCGGTAAGCTTGACTATGACATCATAACTAAAAGAGAATCGGAATATCAAACCTATAAAAAGCTAACACCTCCCAGAGTGATGAATTCAGATGGTGAAATCATAACCGGTGAATATGACAAGAAAGACATCCCGGTTGGTGCTCTCCCAGGTGTGGCAGTATCCTCAGGTATTATCCAAGGACGAGCACGAATTGTAAAAAAGATGGAAGATGCAGACCTTGAAGAGGGAGATATTCTCATTGCTGAGTACACCGATCCTAGCTGGACCCCTCTTTTCGTTTCAATAAAAGGGCTTGTTACAGAAGTGGGAGGAATCGCTACTCATGGAGCCATAATCGCGAGGGAATACGGCCTTCCCGCAGTTGTAAGTGTTGAGAATGCAACCCGCTTGATAAAGGATGGGCAGATGATACGAGTGAATGGTACGGCGGGCTATGTCGAGATAGATATCCCAGGGGTATCTACATAA
- a CDS encoding TetR/AcrR family transcriptional regulator codes for MPLQLYEKEKILDACFEVFILHGYAKTSTAMLAEAAGISKALIFHHFESKKKLYISILERCLDKMTPELNQESPAEYGDFFEAKEQNGLKRIDYLRKNPKLNRILFEAFYSTPDELKLEIHQLKSLMDEKYGAMNAEKERQMMKLFNKISLREGVDSREAYELLQVVSEYFRMKLATELTETKKMHDDGYWKDFFAKKNSFLEMVRFGIEAHT; via the coding sequence ATGCCCTTACAGTTATATGAGAAAGAGAAAATTTTAGACGCCTGCTTCGAAGTCTTCATCCTGCATGGGTATGCGAAGACTTCCACGGCTATGCTTGCGGAGGCAGCAGGGATATCGAAAGCACTCATTTTTCATCATTTTGAGAGTAAGAAAAAACTCTATATCAGTATTTTAGAGCGATGCTTAGATAAAATGACCCCTGAATTAAATCAGGAATCTCCCGCTGAATACGGGGACTTCTTTGAAGCGAAAGAGCAAAACGGACTCAAGAGAATTGACTATCTGAGAAAGAATCCCAAGCTAAATAGGATTCTCTTCGAAGCTTTTTACTCAACACCTGATGAACTGAAACTTGAGATTCACCAATTAAAGTCACTCATGGATGAAAAGTATGGAGCGATGAATGCGGAGAAGGAACGCCAGATGATGAAGTTGTTCAACAAAATTTCTCTGAGAGAGGGGGTAGATTCCAGGGAAGCGTATGAACTACTCCAAGTTGTTTCTGAATACTTCAGAATGAAGCTGGCTACTGAATTAACAGAGACAAAAAAGATGCATGATGATGGGTATTGGAAAGATTTCTTTGCAAAGAAGAATTCATTTCTTGAAATGGTGCGATTCGGAATAGAAGCACATACCTGA